A window from Hoeflea sp. IMCC20628 encodes these proteins:
- a CDS encoding Rrf2 family transcriptional regulator, protein MKLTTFSDYALRVLMYAGAAGDRLVTIEETARVYKISQAHLMKVVNLLINAGYLRGVRGRSGGFTLARRPEEINLGAVIRETESDFALVECFTPANECLISSRCRLPKLLNKALATFICTFDEHTLADIMLSEQDFAQSVRPTVAAHAPILPTRFE, encoded by the coding sequence ATGAAGCTGACTACTTTTTCCGACTATGCATTGCGGGTGCTGATGTATGCGGGAGCGGCCGGCGACAGGTTGGTGACGATCGAGGAAACAGCCCGGGTCTACAAGATCTCGCAGGCCCATCTGATGAAAGTCGTCAACTTGCTGATCAATGCCGGCTATCTGCGCGGTGTGCGTGGCCGTTCCGGCGGTTTCACGCTGGCCCGTCGCCCTGAAGAGATCAATCTCGGTGCCGTCATCCGGGAGACGGAATCGGATTTTGCTCTGGTTGAGTGTTTCACACCGGCCAATGAATGTTTGATCTCAAGCAGGTGCCGGTTACCCAAGCTGCTCAACAAGGCTTTGGCGACCTTTATCTGCACATTCGATGAACACACGCTGGCTGATATCATGCTCTCGGAACAGGATTTCGCGCAATCGGTGCGGCCCACGGTGGCTGCTCATGCACCCATATTGCCGACGCGATTCGAGTGA
- a CDS encoding LysR family transcriptional regulator: MDIDRARTFLEIVHSGSFLKAADRLHVTQTTVSARIRTLEDVLGRQLFIRNRNGAQLTSAGREFERYAQSFVQIWERARHQLAIPSGRTSVVALGGELSLWNPLLLDWLVWMKDQKPEIAIHANVGVPDQLLEQLRTGVLDIAVLYAPKLLPGFRVELLVEEQLVLVRTRSRDGETAGGEDYIHVDWGPSFAAQHDAGSNSFGEPGLFVGLGPLGLSYILRVGGMGYFRRGTAAPHIESGELEIVDGAPEFTYPAYAVYPEASQARADIQEALRGLKQVVA, encoded by the coding sequence ATGGATATTGACCGGGCCCGCACATTTTTGGAGATTGTTCATTCGGGCAGTTTTCTCAAGGCAGCAGACCGTCTTCATGTCACCCAGACCACAGTTAGCGCCCGTATCCGCACACTTGAAGATGTGCTGGGGCGGCAATTGTTCATCCGCAACCGTAATGGCGCGCAACTGACATCGGCAGGTCGCGAATTTGAGCGCTATGCCCAATCATTTGTGCAGATATGGGAACGGGCACGGCACCAGTTGGCCATCCCTTCGGGGCGCACCAGTGTCGTTGCGCTGGGCGGCGAGCTCAGTCTCTGGAACCCATTGCTGCTCGACTGGCTGGTCTGGATGAAAGACCAAAAGCCTGAAATCGCCATTCATGCCAATGTAGGCGTGCCTGACCAATTGCTGGAGCAGCTTAGGACAGGCGTTCTCGATATCGCTGTGCTGTACGCGCCAAAACTTTTGCCGGGTTTCAGGGTCGAGTTGCTGGTCGAAGAACAGCTGGTTCTCGTCAGGACCAGATCGAGGGACGGCGAGACGGCTGGCGGGGAAGACTACATCCATGTCGATTGGGGCCCATCGTTTGCTGCGCAGCACGACGCAGGTTCGAATTCCTTCGGCGAGCCTGGGCTGTTCGTTGGTCTCGGTCCCCTCGGCTTGAGCTATATCCTGCGAGTCGGTGGGATGGGGTACTTCCGCCGCGGTACGGCAGCGCCTCATATCGAGTCCGGAGAGCTCGAAATTGTCGACGGTGCACCGGAATTCACCTACCCCGCCTATGCGGTTTATCCTGAAGCCAGCCAGGCAAGAGCCGACATTCAGGAGGCGTTGCGTGGCCTGAAACAGGTGGTCGCTTGA
- a CDS encoding NAD(P)/FAD-dependent oxidoreductase, which yields MQDTAPAAEAAAWLAMLGDNLGKGDIEATLDLLEVDCCWRDLVAFTWNIKTMEGKAAIAEMLGSTLAATEPSAWQLTEASATDASTIQAWFNFKTRAGRGQGIFSLTDGKCRTMLTTLQSLDGHEEAAGMTRISGVNHRADRNRETWSERRAREETELAEGTTDPYCLIIGGGQGGIMLGARLKQLGVPTVIAERNEKAGDSWRNRYRSLVLHDPVWYDHLPYVPFPDHWPVFTPKDKMGDWLEAYVRIMELTYWGSTECVSAEFDPASKRWRVELVRHGKPMTMHPTQLVFATGAYGPPKMIDLPGSESFEGKILHSSHYSEGSPYRGKKVAVIGAASSGHDISVDLWEAGAEVTMIQRSPTTVIRSETLMELGFDIYSEEAVQKGIDVDTADMIAAATPFALQPPIQRALTQKIRERDADFYTKLEATGFLIDFGEDDTGLMMKAFRTGSGYYLDVGASQLIIDGEIGIKAGVEIDRLTETGIQFADGTTIEADVIIQSTGFHSMHEVVASIVSRETADRIGTCWGLGSGTRNDPGPWHGELRNMYKPVAQENMWFQGGNLAFQRFFSKFVALQIKARMEGIETPVYAAPV from the coding sequence ATGCAGGACACAGCACCCGCGGCAGAGGCGGCGGCCTGGCTTGCCATGCTGGGCGACAATCTGGGCAAGGGCGACATCGAGGCAACTCTGGATTTGCTGGAGGTTGATTGCTGCTGGCGCGACCTCGTGGCGTTCACCTGGAACATCAAGACCATGGAAGGCAAGGCAGCGATCGCCGAGATGCTGGGCTCTACTCTGGCTGCCACCGAACCATCTGCATGGCAACTCACCGAGGCGTCTGCAACTGATGCCAGCACCATCCAGGCATGGTTCAATTTCAAGACCCGTGCCGGCCGGGGCCAGGGAATATTCAGCCTGACCGACGGCAAGTGCCGCACGATGCTGACGACGCTGCAGTCGCTTGACGGCCATGAAGAGGCGGCGGGGATGACACGCATATCCGGTGTCAATCATCGCGCAGACCGCAACCGCGAGACATGGTCTGAACGCCGGGCGCGGGAAGAAACGGAGCTTGCCGAAGGAACCACCGACCCTTACTGCCTGATCATCGGCGGCGGCCAGGGTGGCATCATGCTCGGCGCACGGCTCAAGCAGCTTGGGGTGCCAACGGTGATCGCCGAAAGGAACGAGAAGGCTGGCGATTCCTGGCGCAACCGCTACCGCTCGCTCGTGCTGCACGACCCGGTCTGGTACGATCACCTGCCCTATGTTCCTTTTCCAGATCACTGGCCGGTGTTTACACCCAAGGACAAGATGGGCGACTGGCTCGAAGCCTATGTCAGGATCATGGAACTGACCTATTGGGGCAGCACCGAGTGCGTGTCTGCCGAATTTGATCCTGCCTCCAAGCGCTGGCGTGTCGAACTCGTCCGCCACGGCAAGCCCATGACAATGCACCCCACCCAACTGGTATTTGCCACCGGTGCCTACGGCCCGCCGAAGATGATTGACCTGCCGGGTTCAGAAAGCTTCGAGGGCAAAATTCTCCATTCAAGCCACTACTCCGAGGGATCTCCCTACCGCGGCAAGAAGGTCGCGGTGATCGGCGCCGCCAGTTCCGGGCACGACATATCGGTCGACCTTTGGGAAGCAGGTGCAGAGGTGACAATGATCCAGCGCTCGCCGACAACCGTGATCCGTTCGGAAACCCTGATGGAGCTTGGCTTCGACATCTATTCCGAGGAAGCCGTACAAAAAGGCATCGATGTCGACACTGCCGACATGATAGCCGCAGCAACACCCTTCGCGCTCCAGCCCCCGATCCAGCGCGCACTGACGCAAAAGATCCGCGAGCGCGATGCTGACTTCTACACAAAACTTGAGGCAACCGGATTTCTGATCGATTTTGGCGAGGACGACACCGGGCTGATGATGAAGGCGTTCCGCACCGGGTCAGGCTATTATCTCGATGTCGGTGCATCACAACTGATCATCGATGGTGAAATCGGCATCAAGGCCGGCGTCGAGATCGACCGGCTTACAGAGACCGGAATTCAGTTTGCCGATGGCACTACAATAGAAGCCGACGTGATCATCCAGTCGACCGGTTTTCACTCGATGCACGAAGTGGTCGCCAGTATCGTCTCCCGAGAAACAGCAGACCGGATCGGCACATGCTGGGGTCTGGGGTCGGGCACACGCAACGATCCCGGGCCCTGGCACGGGGAACTGCGCAACATGTACAAGCCGGTGGCGCAGGAAAACATGTGGTTTCAAGGCGGCAATCTGGCGTTTCAGCGGTTCTTCTCGAAGTTTGTGGCGCTGCAGATCAAGGCGCGCATGGAAGGCATCGAAACCCCGGTCTACGCCGCGCCTGTGTGA
- a CDS encoding MurR/RpiR family transcriptional regulator, translating to MTKPTAKSSHGTAAPDDTGNEGYAKAIPDILSQIKDSYAELRPAERRVADVVLADVTFSVDASNAEIARKADVSEPTVTRFCRAIGCDGVRDFKLKLAQSVVVGRLYLSPNPPPEPSENGSPLWNVVFGEARNALNAVERSIDPKDILKAAELVAIAPQVLVFGLGGSSTALALETQNRLFRYGVIVSSYSDPYVMKMTASTLKPGDLVIAISGTGRTREVVEATTLAKHYRANAIAITVPDSDLAAVVDLALTVDVPEFQDVLKPTASRYAFLAIIDLVSTAVGYRLEPDARETLRRIKYTVLNHRKGKVLEPLGD from the coding sequence GTGACCAAACCAACGGCAAAATCGTCACACGGCACCGCTGCGCCGGACGACACCGGCAATGAAGGCTACGCCAAAGCGATCCCCGACATCCTCTCCCAGATCAAGGATTCCTACGCGGAATTGCGTCCGGCGGAGCGTCGTGTTGCGGATGTGGTGCTCGCCGATGTGACGTTTTCTGTTGATGCATCCAACGCCGAAATCGCCAGGAAGGCCGATGTCAGCGAACCGACCGTTACCCGTTTCTGTCGCGCCATCGGCTGCGACGGCGTACGCGATTTCAAGCTCAAGCTGGCGCAGAGCGTCGTGGTGGGGCGGCTCTACCTCTCCCCCAACCCGCCTCCCGAGCCCAGCGAGAACGGATCTCCGCTATGGAACGTTGTGTTTGGCGAGGCTCGAAACGCGCTCAATGCGGTCGAACGCAGCATCGATCCGAAAGACATCCTGAAAGCAGCCGAACTGGTAGCGATTGCGCCGCAGGTGCTGGTCTTCGGCCTCGGCGGGAGTTCGACGGCGCTGGCGCTGGAAACCCAGAACCGGCTGTTCCGCTACGGCGTCATCGTCTCATCCTATTCAGACCCCTATGTCATGAAAATGACCGCTTCGACCCTGAAACCCGGTGATCTGGTGATCGCGATCTCGGGCACCGGACGCACCCGCGAAGTGGTGGAAGCGACGACGCTTGCCAAACATTACCGCGCCAATGCGATTGCCATCACCGTCCCGGACAGTGATCTGGCGGCGGTTGTCGACCTGGCGCTCACCGTCGACGTGCCGGAATTCCAGGACGTGTTGAAACCGACTGCCTCGCGCTACGCTTTCCTGGCCATCATCGACCTGGTTTCCACCGCTGTCGGTTACAGGCTCGAGCCGGATGCCCGTGAAACCTTGCGGCGGATCAAATACACGGTGCTCAATCATCGCAAGGGCAAGGTGTTGGAGCCGTTGGGCGACTGA
- a CDS encoding ABC transporter ATP-binding protein: MTVKHSMHPKLEVKGATKVYNTRSGDLLAIDRCSLDVMEGEIVSIVGPSGCGKTTLLWSMSGLHGLSAGEVLLDGEPVTGPNPDISMVFQNANLLPWRNLDANINFPFEIKGIKPDRIWIDELLNRVGLEGFGNRFPGELSGGMQQRAALVRALSFKPSVLLMDEPFGALDSFTREEMNRLVEEIWLDTKTTIVLITHSIDEAIFLSDRVVVMSPRPGRVANIHTVPFARPRSMEIMATKEVFDLTNAIKQEIVGNQQSRYPADRAVASSQPVQTAAQ; the protein is encoded by the coding sequence ATGACTGTCAAGCATTCCATGCACCCAAAACTCGAGGTTAAGGGCGCCACCAAGGTGTACAACACCCGGTCGGGCGACCTGCTGGCAATAGACCGCTGCTCTCTCGATGTCATGGAAGGCGAGATCGTTTCGATCGTCGGCCCGTCGGGCTGCGGCAAGACCACGTTGCTATGGTCGATGTCGGGTCTTCACGGTCTGAGCGCCGGCGAGGTGCTGCTTGACGGAGAGCCGGTTACCGGCCCCAATCCTGACATCAGTATGGTTTTTCAGAATGCCAATCTGCTGCCGTGGCGCAATCTTGATGCCAATATCAATTTTCCGTTCGAGATCAAGGGTATCAAGCCAGACCGGATCTGGATTGATGAATTGCTCAATCGCGTCGGACTCGAAGGTTTTGGCAATCGCTTCCCGGGGGAACTCTCGGGCGGCATGCAGCAGCGCGCGGCGCTGGTCAGGGCTTTGTCGTTCAAACCCTCGGTGCTTTTGATGGACGAGCCATTCGGTGCTCTCGATTCATTCACCCGCGAGGAAATGAACCGGCTGGTGGAAGAGATCTGGCTCGATACCAAGACGACCATCGTGCTGATCACCCATTCCATTGATGAGGCAATCTTTCTTTCAGATCGCGTTGTGGTGATGAGTCCGCGGCCGGGTCGGGTGGCCAATATACACACGGTGCCGTTTGCCAGGCCGCGGTCGATGGAGATCATGGCGACCAAGGAGGTTTTTGACCTTACCAACGCCATCAAGCAGGAGATCGTCGGGAACCAGCAGAGCCGCTACCCGGCGGACCGCGCTGTCGCGTCGTCCCAACCAGTCCAGACAGCAGCCCAGTGA
- a CDS encoding ABC transporter permease: MSEKDAIPEFNAKPGSGSDVGITNMSALTSGPGVKSAGEIFAVIAVAVIVIGGMELLLGLLEVPQYVLPKPSEIAVALVKDFPLIAPHLGHTLIELFGGFAIGATVGLILAAVITQFPFVEKIVTPYILLLVTTPMLALVPLLILRFGFGYEPRIIAVALASGPMVMINAATGFRRVDQGKIALARSYGATTLQIFWKIRAPMALPMIFVGLMVGSIFGLLTAVGAEMVGGGFGLGNRLTSYSSMIMMPQFFAVVLILSILGILIYVLFFLLGKKYASWEA; this comes from the coding sequence GTGAGCGAGAAAGACGCAATCCCTGAATTCAATGCCAAGCCGGGAAGCGGCAGCGATGTTGGCATTACCAACATGTCGGCACTCACCTCGGGCCCCGGCGTCAAGTCCGCCGGCGAGATCTTTGCGGTGATAGCCGTCGCCGTGATCGTTATTGGCGGAATGGAGTTGCTGTTGGGACTGCTGGAGGTGCCGCAATATGTGCTGCCCAAACCGAGCGAAATTGCCGTGGCGCTTGTCAAGGATTTTCCGTTGATCGCCCCGCATCTCGGCCACACGCTGATCGAATTGTTTGGCGGGTTTGCCATAGGTGCGACTGTCGGTCTGATCCTTGCGGCTGTGATCACCCAGTTTCCGTTCGTCGAGAAAATCGTCACGCCCTACATCCTGCTTCTGGTGACAACGCCGATGCTGGCGCTGGTCCCGCTTCTGATCTTGCGTTTTGGATTTGGATACGAGCCGCGCATCATCGCCGTGGCGCTGGCCTCCGGTCCTATGGTGATGATCAATGCAGCGACCGGGTTTCGCCGCGTTGATCAGGGCAAGATCGCACTGGCCCGGTCCTATGGTGCCACCACCTTGCAGATCTTCTGGAAAATTCGTGCGCCCATGGCTCTGCCGATGATTTTTGTCGGTCTCATGGTCGGCTCGATCTTCGGTCTCTTGACTGCAGTGGGCGCCGAAATGGTCGGCGGTGGCTTTGGTCTCGGCAATCGACTGACGTCCTATTCATCGATGATCATGATGCCGCAATTCTTTGCGGTGGTCTTGATCCTCTCCATTTTGGGCATCCTCATCTACGTGCTCTTTTTCCTTCTCGGGAAGAAGTACGCCAGCTGGGAGGCCTGA
- a CDS encoding ABC transporter substrate-binding protein produces MNKNFLSGSMGRRTFLQVSAAGVVSVSVLGASGARAEPYSKFTWISPRGTIEVIDDYAYHVAKKMGYFDDLGVEADFQPGPSDGTATVKFVDVGQADIGFPSPGVFSYALENGMKLKSAFHMGALDTFSLAFRKGEGTNDLKTLEGKTILLGSAAWQSIVDPMLAVQGVDVTKVKYVEAGWPTWATALKAGEGDAALGWEGLRAEWIATGLDFEYWLGVQKSPLFANTFVVRADDLEDPDKKAFLEKYLRGWAMGLEFAYLNPRAAVEIVFEQFPSLASNIGPELGTNSILQQIAVFRGDMSKRTGWGDHNMEAWQTFFDQIHELGQISNPVKAADVCTNELIPAANDFDKAKVQADADGYKLSDEFAAIDVENVKAHLYDQAVKG; encoded by the coding sequence ATGAATAAGAACTTCTTGTCCGGCAGCATGGGCCGCCGCACTTTCCTTCAGGTCTCCGCCGCAGGCGTGGTCAGCGTCTCGGTGCTTGGCGCATCCGGCGCGCGTGCGGAGCCCTATTCCAAGTTCACCTGGATTTCGCCACGCGGCACTATCGAAGTGATCGACGACTATGCCTACCATGTCGCCAAGAAGATGGGCTACTTCGACGATCTCGGAGTCGAAGCCGATTTTCAGCCCGGTCCGTCGGATGGCACCGCGACCGTCAAGTTTGTCGATGTCGGTCAGGCTGATATCGGCTTCCCTTCGCCCGGCGTGTTTTCCTATGCGCTCGAAAATGGCATGAAACTCAAGTCCGCCTTCCATATGGGCGCGCTCGACACTTTCAGCCTTGCCTTCCGCAAGGGCGAGGGCACCAATGATCTCAAAACGCTTGAAGGCAAGACCATCCTTCTCGGCTCGGCGGCCTGGCAGTCAATCGTCGATCCGATGCTTGCTGTGCAGGGCGTCGATGTCACCAAGGTCAAATATGTCGAAGCAGGCTGGCCAACCTGGGCCACAGCGTTGAAGGCAGGCGAGGGCGATGCGGCGCTTGGCTGGGAAGGCCTGCGGGCGGAATGGATCGCCACCGGGCTGGACTTCGAATATTGGCTCGGCGTGCAGAAATCACCGCTGTTTGCCAACACATTCGTTGTCCGCGCTGACGATCTGGAAGATCCGGACAAGAAGGCGTTCCTTGAGAAATACCTGCGCGGTTGGGCCATGGGTCTCGAGTTCGCGTATCTCAACCCACGCGCTGCAGTCGAGATCGTGTTCGAACAGTTCCCATCGCTTGCCAGCAATATCGGGCCGGAACTTGGCACGAACTCGATCCTGCAGCAGATCGCTGTGTTCCGTGGCGATATGAGCAAGCGTACCGGCTGGGGCGATCACAACATGGAAGCCTGGCAGACCTTCTTCGACCAGATTCATGAACTTGGGCAGATCTCCAATCCGGTGAAGGCCGCGGATGTGTGCACCAATGAACTGATCCCTGCCGCCAACGACTTCGACAAGGCCAAGGTTCAGGCCGATGCCGATGGCTACAAGCTCAGCGACGAGTTTGCCGCGATCGACGTCGAAAATGTCAAGGCGCATCTCTACGATCAGGCCGTCAAGGGCTGA
- a CDS encoding Gfo/Idh/MocA family oxidoreductase yields MPEKVKVLVVGLGNMGASHASAYHRNPGFEIVGLMSRTIKSKAVPDELKGYPLYEDYDEALKLAKPDAVSINSWPNTHAEFAIKAMNAGAHVFMEKPIATNIADARAVVKLAREKNRKLVLGYILRVHPSWMKFIELGKTLGKPLVMRLNLNQQSSGPAWTWHKNLIDSLIPIVDCGVHYVDVMCQLTGAKPVRVHGIGASLWAEADKPNYGHLHVTFDDGSVGWYEAGWGPMMSEVAYFVKDVVGPKGAVSIVPNPKQTKENLSDSADIDQHTKTDAIRYHHAEVDADKNFAREDEILTMTDEPGHQDLCDREQEFFLKAIQEDIDLGDSMDAAVNSLRIVLAAEQSINEKRVVELD; encoded by the coding sequence ATGCCTGAAAAGGTCAAGGTATTGGTTGTCGGTCTGGGCAACATGGGCGCTTCGCATGCGAGCGCTTATCATCGCAACCCGGGCTTCGAGATCGTCGGGCTGATGAGCCGCACGATCAAGTCGAAGGCGGTGCCGGACGAACTCAAGGGCTATCCGCTTTATGAGGATTATGACGAGGCGTTGAAGCTCGCCAAGCCGGATGCAGTCTCCATCAACTCCTGGCCGAATACGCATGCCGAATTCGCCATCAAGGCGATGAATGCCGGCGCCCATGTATTCATGGAAAAACCCATTGCCACCAACATCGCCGATGCCAGGGCGGTGGTGAAGCTGGCACGCGAAAAGAACAGGAAATTGGTCCTGGGCTACATTCTCCGCGTTCACCCAAGCTGGATGAAATTCATCGAGCTCGGCAAGACGCTGGGCAAGCCGTTGGTCATGCGGCTCAACCTCAACCAGCAGAGCAGCGGTCCGGCATGGACCTGGCACAAAAACCTGATCGACAGCCTGATTCCGATTGTCGATTGCGGCGTTCATTATGTCGATGTGATGTGCCAGCTCACGGGCGCCAAGCCGGTGCGCGTGCATGGCATCGGCGCCAGCCTCTGGGCCGAAGCCGACAAGCCGAACTACGGGCATCTGCATGTCACTTTCGACGATGGGTCGGTCGGGTGGTACGAGGCCGGCTGGGGTCCGATGATGAGCGAAGTCGCCTATTTCGTGAAGGATGTCGTCGGCCCCAAGGGCGCAGTTTCGATCGTTCCAAACCCCAAGCAGACCAAGGAAAATCTGTCGGATTCGGCCGATATCGATCAGCATACCAAGACCGATGCTATCCGCTACCACCATGCAGAGGTTGACGCGGACAAGAACTTCGCCCGTGAGGACGAAATTCTGACAATGACCGATGAGCCTGGACATCAGGATCTCTGTGATCGCGAGCAGGAGTTTTTCCTCAAGGCGATCCAGGAAGACATCGACCTTGGCGACTCGATGGATGCGGCGGTCAACAGCCTGCGCATCGTGCTGGCTGCCGAGCAGTCGATCAACGAAAAGCGCGTGGTTGAGCTGGACTGA
- a CDS encoding amidohydrolase/deacetylase family metallohydrolase — translation MSQSAAGEGYDLVLKGGRVLDERNGVDGVFDVAIKAGKIAAVGVSLSPGSARVEDVSGCIVAPGLIDIHTHVYHKATSLSVDPGMIARRSALTTMVDAGSAGAGNYDGFRDYVMNQSPYRIFAFLNISFPGIFGFDKGVSIGEARIREMLPVDRCVAKIEANRDRIVGVKVRIGGPVTGDLGLGALEVALEAAEAVGLPLMTHIGTAPPSYGDVISMLRPGDILTHCFRPDPNSAVGRDGKVIPEVCAARERGVLFDIAHGMGAFGYETTERALEDGFLPDLISSDVHVIAVEGPGFDLLHTMSKLLNCGLTLPDVIGMSTSRPALAIRRPELGHLGVGAPADITVLRQVESNYVFEDVVGARRQGVSLLQPVSVFLDGKSMEIGRRPFEEPFTLGSHCGHDHLKEEAAQ, via the coding sequence ATGAGTCAGTCGGCAGCCGGCGAAGGCTACGATCTCGTCTTGAAGGGCGGCCGCGTTCTCGATGAGCGCAATGGCGTCGACGGGGTGTTCGATGTCGCCATCAAGGCGGGCAAAATCGCGGCAGTCGGCGTATCGCTTTCGCCCGGTTCTGCCCGGGTGGAAGACGTCAGCGGGTGCATCGTCGCTCCCGGTCTTATCGACATCCACACTCATGTTTATCACAAGGCGACATCGCTGAGCGTCGATCCGGGAATGATCGCGCGGCGTTCCGCACTGACCACCATGGTTGATGCCGGCAGTGCCGGGGCCGGTAATTATGACGGCTTTCGCGATTATGTGATGAACCAGTCTCCTTACCGGATCTTCGCGTTTCTCAATATTTCGTTTCCAGGCATTTTCGGTTTCGACAAAGGGGTGTCGATCGGGGAAGCACGCATCCGCGAAATGCTTCCGGTCGACCGCTGTGTTGCCAAGATCGAGGCCAACCGCGACCGCATAGTCGGCGTCAAGGTACGCATCGGCGGTCCGGTAACAGGGGATCTCGGTCTTGGCGCACTGGAAGTGGCGCTCGAAGCTGCAGAAGCCGTCGGACTTCCGCTGATGACTCACATAGGCACGGCGCCACCCAGCTATGGTGATGTCATCTCAATGCTGCGTCCTGGCGATATTCTGACCCATTGTTTCCGGCCCGATCCCAACTCCGCTGTCGGCCGTGACGGAAAGGTGATCCCCGAAGTCTGCGCGGCACGTGAACGTGGCGTGTTGTTCGATATCGCCCATGGTATGGGGGCTTTTGGCTATGAAACGACCGAACGGGCTCTTGAGGATGGCTTTTTGCCGGATCTGATTTCCTCCGATGTCCATGTCATTGCAGTTGAGGGGCCCGGCTTCGATCTGCTGCACACGATGAGCAAACTGCTCAATTGCGGGCTGACGCTGCCAGATGTGATCGGCATGTCGACGAGCCGGCCGGCGCTGGCGATACGGCGACCGGAACTGGGGCATCTCGGCGTCGGTGCACCGGCCGATATCACGGTGCTCCGCCAGGTCGAAAGCAATTATGTTTTTGAGGATGTCGTCGGCGCCAGGCGCCAGGGTGTCTCCCTGTTGCAGCCTGTCTCGGTTTTTCTGGACGGCAAGTCTATGGAGATTGGCCGGCGGCCTTTCGAGGAGCCGTTCACATTGGGCAGCCACTGCGGGCACGATCACCTCAAGGAGGAGGCTGCGCAATGA
- a CDS encoding SDR family oxidoreductase: MTRPFEGKTVAITGAAGGIGQWLCRFFGAEGATIAALDRNEHVHDLVDALGKDGIKVIPAVADIASADQVKAAFASFGEVHVLINNAGISRHSTLRSTDPAGWNEDIAANLNGAYACTHAVLPQMMERRAGCIVSVGSVNGLSALGDPAYSAAKAGIIAMTKAIAMEYGRYGIRANCVLPGTVRTPIWDDRKAKDPDVLKQLERWYPLGRIVEPDEVAKVIAFLASDAASAVTGVAIPVDCGLTAGNIVMTRELTLEEF, encoded by the coding sequence ATGACCCGGCCATTTGAGGGCAAGACTGTCGCCATTACCGGTGCTGCCGGCGGCATTGGCCAATGGCTCTGCCGCTTCTTCGGTGCGGAAGGGGCGACCATCGCAGCCCTCGACCGCAACGAGCATGTCCATGATCTCGTCGATGCGCTCGGCAAGGACGGTATCAAGGTCATCCCGGCGGTTGCCGATATTGCCTCGGCCGACCAGGTCAAGGCGGCCTTCGCCAGCTTCGGCGAGGTGCATGTTCTCATCAACAATGCCGGTATTTCGCGCCATTCAACCCTCAGATCCACCGACCCGGCCGGCTGGAACGAGGACATCGCTGCCAATCTCAACGGCGCCTACGCCTGCACTCACGCGGTGCTGCCGCAGATGATGGAACGGCGCGCCGGCTGCATCGTCAGCGTTGGTTCGGTGAACGGTCTGTCGGCGCTGGGCGATCCTGCCTATAGCGCCGCCAAGGCCGGCATTATTGCCATGACCAAGGCAATCGCCATGGAATATGGCCGCTACGGTATCCGCGCCAATTGCGTGCTGCCCGGAACCGTTCGCACGCCGATCTGGGACGATCGCAAAGCCAAGGATCCCGACGTGCTGAAACAGCTGGAACGCTGGTATCCGCTCGGCCGCATTGTCGAGCCCGACGAGGTCGCCAAAGTGATCGCCTTTCTGGCTTCCGATGCCGCCAGCGCCGTCACCGGCGTGGCCATCCCAGTCGATTGCGGGCTGACCGCCGGAAATATCGTCATGACGCGTGAACTGACACTCGAAGAATTCTAG